The DNA segment AAAACAAACATTAAGAAATAGCTGTATTCTCGAAAGAGATTACTATATATGGGCATATTATTTATGTCTAAAAAACAATAAAATAATTCAAGAATGAATTCAAAATATATTAAAGAAAATTCTAACGATGTCGTGCATCATTTGGAATACAATGCCGAAAGATCGCATTTAATCATTCCGGAATACGGTCGTCATTTGCAAAAATTGATTGATCAAGCCACCGCTATCGAAGACCGGGAAGAACGAAACAAAGCGGCAAAATATATCATCCAAGTGATGGGAAGCCTGAATCCCCATTTGCGTGACGTTCCTGATTTTCAGCACAAATTATGGGATCAACTTTTTATAATGTCCGATTTTAGATTGGATGTGGAATCGCCTTATCCCGTTCCAACCCGCGAAGTATTGCAACTCAAACCCGATGTTTTGAAATATCCACAAAATTTTCCAAAGTATCGATTTTATGGCAACAACATCAAGTACATGATTGATGTGGCCAATAAATGGGAAGATGGCGAAATGAAAAATGCCTTGGTGAAAGTAATCGCCAATCACATGAAAAAATCCTATTTGAGTTGGAATAAAGACACCGTAAAAGATGACGTTATTTTTGAACATTTATACGAACTGTCCGATGGAAAACTCAATTTGATTCAAAGCACCGAAGAACTTTTGACCACCACGGATTTATTGCGAACCAACAAGAGGGTTTCCAATAAAATTACTCCAGCCGGTCCACCAAAAATTCAAAGCAACAAAAATCTAAAAGTAGGAAAATCAAATCCAGCACATAAAAACCAAAACAGAAAACCTTTGTAAAATAAGTTATGACTTAGAATTGAGTGTTTTTCTCAAAGACAATTAATTCATAAATCGTAAATAGTAAATCGTAAATCAAAATATGGGAGTTTTTAAAATAGAAGGAGGCGTAAGCCTAAAAGGTGAAATCACGCCACAAGGAGCGAAAAACGAAGCATTGCAAATTCTTTGTGCCGTATTGTTGACTCCTGAAAAAGTAACCATCAATAATATCCCAGATATCATCGACATCAACAAACTGATTACCCTTTTGGGGAATTTAGGTGTTAAAATTCAAAAAAATGGCCCAGGTTCTTTTACTTTTCAAGCTGACGAGGTAAATGTTGGTTATCTAGAAACGGAAGCTTTCAAGAAAGAAGGCGGTTCGCTCAGAGGTTCCATCATGATTGTTGGACCACTTTTGGCACGTTTCGGAAAAGGATATATTCCAAAACCGGGTGGCGATAAAATTGGGAGAAGAAGATTGGATACCCATTTTGAAGGATTCATCAATCTTGGAGCCAAATTCCGTTACAATAAAGAAGATCATTTTTATGGCGTGGAAGCTACTGATGGTTTAATCGGTGCCGATATGTTGTTGGACGAAGCTTCGGTAACGGGAACGGCAAATATTGTCATGGCTGCGGTTTTGGCCAAAGGAACAACAACCATTTACAACGCTGCTTGCGAACCTTATTTGCAACAATTGTGTAAAATGATGAATGCCATGGGAGCCAAGGTTTCGGGTATTGGATCAAACTTGTTGACTATCGAAGGTGTTGAAAGTTTGGGAGGTTGTGCACATAGAATTCTTCCCGACATGATTGAAATAGGAAGCTGGATAGGATTGGCGGCAATGACCAGAAGCGAAATCACCATTAAGGATGTAAGTTGGGAAAACTTGGGATTGATTCCAAGTGTTTTTAGAAAATTGGGAATTACTTTGGAGAAAAAAGGCGATGATATTTATATTCCTGCACATACTGATGGTTACCGAGTAAAAACGGATATTGATGGTTCGATTTTAACGATTTCAGATGCCCCTTGGCCTGGATTTACACCAGATTTATTGAGTATTGTTCTTGTGGTGGCAACGCAATGCAAAGGCGATGTACTTATTCACCAAAAAATGTTCGAAAGCCGTTTGTTTTTCGTCGATAAATTGATTGATATGGGAGCCAAAATTATTTTGTGTGATCCGCACAGAGCAGTTGTGATTGGTCACGATTTCAAATCACAACTCAAAGCAACTACGATGTCCTCGCCAGATATTCGTGCAGGAATCTCCTTGTTGATTGCAGCGCTTTCGGCAAAAGGAACCAGCACCATCCAAAACATTGAACAAATTGATAGAGGTTACGAACGTATTGACGAACGATTGAGAGCCATTGGTGCGAAAATAGTAAGAGCATAATTTTTATACCAAACTAAAAAATAAACCTCAAAAGTTCTAGAAACCTTTGAGGTTTTTATAATTATTCAAATGACAAACGAGCAAACCGCAGTAAAGGCAACTTATTTTAGTATCGTAGGCAACATTTGTTTGGCATTAATCAAAGGATTGGCAGGCTTTTTTGGCAATTCCTATGCTTTGATTGCCGATGCCATCGAATCCACCACCGATATTTTTTCCTCACTTTTAGTGTTGTTTGGAATCAAGTATTCGAATAAACCTGCCGATGATAACCATCCTTATGGTCACGGAAGGGCAGAACCATTGATAACCTTTTTGGTTGTGGGTTTCCTGATTACTTCGGCAACAATTATTGCTCATGAAAGCATCAACAATATTGGAATTCCTCACGAATTGCCAAAAACTTGGACACTTTTTGTTCTGGGTGCCATAATTCTGTGGAAAGAATATTCCTTTCGAATAGTGATGAAAAGAAGCGTGGAATCCAACAGCTCTTCCCTGAAAGCCGATGCTTGGCACCATCGAAGCGATGCAATAACATCGGTGGCGGCATTTGTCGGAATTTCGATTGCCTTGGTTTTGGGAAAAGGCTACGAATCGGCAGATGATTGGGCGGCACTTTTTGCGGCGGGTTTTATTTGCTACAACAGTTATTTGATTTTCAGGCCAGCCCTTGGCGAAATTATGGACGAACATCTGAACGAGGATTTGATTGTCGAAATCAGGAAAGTGGCCCAACAAGTCGATG comes from the Flavobacterium limnophilum genome and includes:
- a CDS encoding DUF4290 domain-containing protein codes for the protein MNSKYIKENSNDVVHHLEYNAERSHLIIPEYGRHLQKLIDQATAIEDREERNKAAKYIIQVMGSLNPHLRDVPDFQHKLWDQLFIMSDFRLDVESPYPVPTREVLQLKPDVLKYPQNFPKYRFYGNNIKYMIDVANKWEDGEMKNALVKVIANHMKKSYLSWNKDTVKDDVIFEHLYELSDGKLNLIQSTEELLTTTDLLRTNKRVSNKITPAGPPKIQSNKNLKVGKSNPAHKNQNRKPL
- the murA gene encoding UDP-N-acetylglucosamine 1-carboxyvinyltransferase, with protein sequence MGVFKIEGGVSLKGEITPQGAKNEALQILCAVLLTPEKVTINNIPDIIDINKLITLLGNLGVKIQKNGPGSFTFQADEVNVGYLETEAFKKEGGSLRGSIMIVGPLLARFGKGYIPKPGGDKIGRRRLDTHFEGFINLGAKFRYNKEDHFYGVEATDGLIGADMLLDEASVTGTANIVMAAVLAKGTTTIYNAACEPYLQQLCKMMNAMGAKVSGIGSNLLTIEGVESLGGCAHRILPDMIEIGSWIGLAAMTRSEITIKDVSWENLGLIPSVFRKLGITLEKKGDDIYIPAHTDGYRVKTDIDGSILTISDAPWPGFTPDLLSIVLVVATQCKGDVLIHQKMFESRLFFVDKLIDMGAKIILCDPHRAVVIGHDFKSQLKATTMSSPDIRAGISLLIAALSAKGTSTIQNIEQIDRGYERIDERLRAIGAKIVRA
- a CDS encoding cation diffusion facilitator family transporter — translated: MTNEQTAVKATYFSIVGNICLALIKGLAGFFGNSYALIADAIESTTDIFSSLLVLFGIKYSNKPADDNHPYGHGRAEPLITFLVVGFLITSATIIAHESINNIGIPHELPKTWTLFVLGAIILWKEYSFRIVMKRSVESNSSSLKADAWHHRSDAITSVAAFVGISIALVLGKGYESADDWAALFAAGFICYNSYLIFRPALGEIMDEHLNEDLIVEIRKVAQQVDGVVNTEKCFIRKAGMKYHVDLHAIVNANITVKEGHEISHVLKDTLREEIPELGHVLIHIEPTSY